DNA from Arthrobacter sp. SLBN-112:
GGCCGGTGTGGACAATGTGGTCTTCACCGGGCAGGACTTCTCCGGGCTCCTCGCAGCGGTAAGCAACGGACAGTTCGACGCCGGCGTTGCCGCCATCGGCATCACCGACAAGCGCAAGCAAACCGTCGATTTCTCCGACGGCTACCTTGCCGGCTACCTGACCGTCATCACCACCAAGACCTCCGGCATCACCAATGCGGACGGCCTGGCAGGAAAGCGCCTCGGCGTGGTCCAGGGAACCCTCCAGGAGGCCTACGCGGTGAAGAACTTCACCACAGCCAGCCTGGTGCGCTTCCCGGACAACAACACCGCCATCGCCGCCGTGAACAGCGGAAGCGTGGACGCCCACTTCCTGGACTACGAGGCCGCCAAGGCCTACGAGGAACAGCACGGCCTGGTCAGCGCCGCGGACATCCCCTCCTTCGACGCCCCGGCAGGCTTCGCGGTGGCCAAGGGCAAGACGTCGTTCAGGGAGGCCCTGAACAAGGGCCTCGCCGCAGCCATGGAGGACGGAACCTGGAAGAAGCTCTACCAGAAGTGGTTCCCGGGCTCCCCGATGCCCGAGCAGTACCTGCCCAAGGCCGAGCAGACCGCGTCCACGGCGCCGAGCAAGTAAGCACCGGCACGTAAGCGCCCAGCAAGCAGGCCTTCGGCCGCCTGACCGGACGGGCCGCAGCACGCGGCCCGTCCGGAACCTCTACACCCCTACGTCTGAGAGCAACCATGGACTGGCTCAACACCATCATCCGAACCTTCTTCGACTTCGGCGCAATGGCCGAGGTCCTGCCCCAACTCCTGGCGGTCGGCCTGCTGAACACGCTGATCATCTCCATTGCCGCCACCGTCCTTGGCACGATCCTGGGCATGGTGGTCGCCGTCATGGGCATCTCACCATCCAAATGGGTGCGGGTGCCGGCCCGGGTCTACACAGACCTGTTCCGCGGCCTGCCCGCCATCCTCACCATCCTGCTGATTGGCCAGGGTTTTGCCCGCCTCAGCCAGTCGGTCTTCGGCCCCTCGCCCTACCCGTTGGGCATCATCGCGCTGAGCCTGATCGCCAGCGCCTACATCGGCGAAATCTTCCGCGCGGGCATCCTCAGCGTGGACAAAGGCCAGGGCGAGGCCTGCCGCGCCCTGGGCATGAGCTACCCCAAGTCCATGGCCCTGGTGGTGGTGCCGCAGGGCGTCCGCCGGGTGCTTCCGGCACTGGTGAACCAGTTCATCGCCATCGTCAAGGATTCCTCGCTGGTCTACTTCCTGGGCCTGCTGGTCACCGAACGCGAACTCTTCCGCGTGGGACAGGACGCCGCCGTCCTGTCCGGCAACCTCTCGCCGCTGGTGGCATCCGGCCTCCTCTACCTGGTGGTCACCGTTCCGCTGACCCACCTGGTCAACTACTTCGACAACAAGTTCCGCACCGGCCGCCGCCGTGCAGCACCGCCCACCAGCGGGCTGAAGGAAGTCAAGGAACTCGACGCGGCCTCGCCGCTCACTGCCGGGAGCAACACATGAACACGCCCACCCCCACCACTAACAACACGGCCACCCGCACGGGTGCGCACGCTGCGTCGGACGTCCCGACATTCCACGGATCAAGCCTGGAACTGCGAAACATGACCATGGCCTACGGCGACATCGAAGTACTGCGCAACGTCAGCCTCACCGTGGCCCCGGGCACCACCACCTGCATCATCGGCCCTTCCGGTTCCGGCAAATCCACCCTGCTCCGCGGCGTTAACCGGTTGCACGAACCCAAGAGCGGTGACGTGCTGCTGGCCGGCGACAGCACCCTGGCGGCCAACCCGGACACCCTCCGCACCCGCATCGGCATGGTGTTCCAGCACTTCAACCTCTTCCCGGACCACACCGCCGAGGAAAACGTGGCCCTTGCCCTTTGGAGCGTCAAGGGCATGCCCAAGGCCCGCGCCATGGAAACCGCCCGCCGCCGGCTCGCCGAAGTAGGGCTGGCCGAACGGGCCGACCACCGCCCCCGGGACCTCTCCGGCGGCCAGCAGCAACGCGTCGCCATCGCCAGGGCCCTGGCCATGGAACCGGAGGTGATGCTCTTCGACGAGGCCACCAGCGCCCTTGACCCAGAACTGGTCAAAGGCGTCCTGAACCTCATGGCCGGCCTCGGCAGCCGCGGCATGACCATGCTTGTGGTCACCCACGAAATGGGCTTCGCCCGCAAAGTCGCCGACCAGGTGGTCTTCATGGATGAAGGCGAAGTCGTGGAAGCCGGGACCCCGGCGCAGCTTTTCGACAACCCCCGCAGTGAACGCCTCCAGCGCTTCCTCTCGGAGGTGCTCTGATGGACGGCGATTCCATGGCAAAGCCCGCGTCAGCACCCATCCGGACGGCCGTCGTCGGCTACGGAATCTCCGGCAAGGTGTTCCACGCCCCGCTGATCGCGGCGGATTCCGACTACTCGCTGGACGTCATTGTCACGTCCCAGCCGGAGCGCGCCGCGGAGGCGGCACGCCTCTACCCGCAGGCACGAATTGTTGGGACGCCGGAGGAACTGTTTGCCAGCGCGGCGGACCTGGACCTGGTTGTCCTTGGGACCCCACCGCACACGCACTACGGCCTGGCCGCAACGGCGATCGCCCACGGCCTGCACGTGGTGGTGGACAAGCCCTTCGTCCCCACGTCCGCCCTGGGTGAGGAGCTCATCAGCAGGGCGGCCGACGGCGGGGTGCAGCTGACGGTGTTCCAGAACCGACGGTGGGATGCGGACTTCCTCACGCTCAGGAAGGTCCTGGCGTCCGGTGCCCTTGGCCAGGTCAGCACCTTCGAATCGCGGTTCGAATGGTGGCGGCCGGAAGGCTTTGGAAACTGGCGGGACACTGTTTCCCTGGCCGAAGGCGGCGGCATCCTGCATGACCTCGGCGCCCACCTGATCGACCAGGCCATCCAACTCTTCGGTCCCGTGGAGCGCACCTACGGCGAAACCGCCTACCGTGGGCCCCATCCCGACGCAGCCGACACTGAGGCCTTCGTGTCACTGCTGCACACCTCGGGGGTCCGCACCCGGCTTTGGATGAACGGGATGGCAGCCCAGGCCGGGGCCCGGTTCCACATCCTGGGCTCGCAGGCCGGCTACACCAAGTGGGGCCTGGACGGGCAGGAACCTGCCCTCGCTGCCGGGCTGCCGCCGTCGGACCCTGCTTACGGTGTGGAGCCCCAGGAGCGTTGGGGGCTCCTGGGCGTGGACGGTGCAACAACGCCCGTTCCTGCCGAACGTGGCGCGTACCCGGAGTTCTACATCCAGCTGGCCGCCGCCCTGCGCGGGAACGGTCCGCTGCCGGTCGATCCCGCCGAACCGCTTGAAGTACTGAAAGTCATCGAGGGCATTCACGCCCTGGCCTGACCTTCCCACCAAATTCTCCCCACCGGCGCAGTGTCCGCGTCATCCGCCCTCCGAACTTCACCAGAAAGGGACACCATGTCCTCTGCTCCAGCCACCAAGCGCGTCGCCGTCATCGGCGGCGGTATCCTCGGCGTCTCCACCGCGGTCCACCTGCTCCGCGAAGGCGCCTCCGTGATCCTGCTGACCGAGCGCGGCCTGGCCAGCGAAGCCAGCGGCCGCTCGCTGTCCTGGCTCAACTCCGCCGGCGAGCGGTCCACCCCGTACCACCAGCTCCGGGTCGCCGGCGTGGACCGCTACCGCACACTCTTCGCCTCGGACCCCAGCCGGGAATGGCTGCAGTTTGGCGGCGGCCTCATGTGGAACGCCGAAGGGCAGCGGGACACCACCGAAGCCCGGCACGCCTATGAAAAGTCCATCGGCTACGACTCCAAGCTGGTTGCCCCGGCTGCGATCGCAACCGTAACCCCCGGAATCGATGCGGACGCGGTACCGGAAAACGCCATCTTCAATCCCGGTGAAGGCTGGGTCAGCCTGCCGGACCTGATCGACTTCCTCATGGAGGAGTTCCACGCCCGCGGCGGCGAACTGGTCCTCAACGCCGGCAAGGCTTCCGTCATGGTGGATGACGGGCGCACCACCGGTGTGGAGACCTCTGCGGGCGGGACCTACCCGGCCGACGCCGTCCTGGTGGCCTGCGGCGCAGCGACACCCGCCGTCGTCGAACCCCTGGGAGTGCGTATCCCCAATGGTTCCCCGGT
Protein-coding regions in this window:
- a CDS encoding amino acid ABC transporter ATP-binding protein, encoding MNTPTPTTNNTATRTGAHAASDVPTFHGSSLELRNMTMAYGDIEVLRNVSLTVAPGTTTCIIGPSGSGKSTLLRGVNRLHEPKSGDVLLAGDSTLAANPDTLRTRIGMVFQHFNLFPDHTAEENVALALWSVKGMPKARAMETARRRLAEVGLAERADHRPRDLSGGQQQRVAIARALAMEPEVMLFDEATSALDPELVKGVLNLMAGLGSRGMTMLVVTHEMGFARKVADQVVFMDEGEVVEAGTPAQLFDNPRSERLQRFLSEVL
- a CDS encoding Gfo/Idh/MocA family protein; its protein translation is MAKPASAPIRTAVVGYGISGKVFHAPLIAADSDYSLDVIVTSQPERAAEAARLYPQARIVGTPEELFASAADLDLVVLGTPPHTHYGLAATAIAHGLHVVVDKPFVPTSALGEELISRAADGGVQLTVFQNRRWDADFLTLRKVLASGALGQVSTFESRFEWWRPEGFGNWRDTVSLAEGGGILHDLGAHLIDQAIQLFGPVERTYGETAYRGPHPDAADTEAFVSLLHTSGVRTRLWMNGMAAQAGARFHILGSQAGYTKWGLDGQEPALAAGLPPSDPAYGVEPQERWGLLGVDGATTPVPAERGAYPEFYIQLAAALRGNGPLPVDPAEPLEVLKVIEGIHALA
- a CDS encoding ABC transporter substrate-binding protein encodes the protein MKFRPAGIAAAALAGVLALSGCSSTSAASTTENNPYGLIQPGTIRVASLGDSKPYTFADASGNFTGFDVELFKDVAHRAGVDNVVFTGQDFSGLLAAVSNGQFDAGVAAIGITDKRKQTVDFSDGYLAGYLTVITTKTSGITNADGLAGKRLGVVQGTLQEAYAVKNFTTASLVRFPDNNTAIAAVNSGSVDAHFLDYEAAKAYEEQHGLVSAADIPSFDAPAGFAVAKGKTSFREALNKGLAAAMEDGTWKKLYQKWFPGSPMPEQYLPKAEQTASTAPSK
- a CDS encoding NAD(P)/FAD-dependent oxidoreductase, translating into MSSAPATKRVAVIGGGILGVSTAVHLLREGASVILLTERGLASEASGRSLSWLNSAGERSTPYHQLRVAGVDRYRTLFASDPSREWLQFGGGLMWNAEGQRDTTEARHAYEKSIGYDSKLVAPAAIATVTPGIDADAVPENAIFNPGEGWVSLPDLIDFLMEEFHARGGELVLNAGKASVMVDDGRTTGVETSAGGTYPADAVLVACGAATPAVVEPLGVRIPNGSPVSMLVVTKQVQHDVAAVMNTPRAAVRPNPGGTFALDHDWYEERITEHADGSFSIPDEVVQELADEASKLIAGNPELKPATWKIGYKPIPGDGEPVLGELGQVPGCFVAFTHSGATLGLIAGELLAGEILTGRRHPMLATFRPGRFS
- a CDS encoding amino acid ABC transporter permease, with translation MDWLNTIIRTFFDFGAMAEVLPQLLAVGLLNTLIISIAATVLGTILGMVVAVMGISPSKWVRVPARVYTDLFRGLPAILTILLIGQGFARLSQSVFGPSPYPLGIIALSLIASAYIGEIFRAGILSVDKGQGEACRALGMSYPKSMALVVVPQGVRRVLPALVNQFIAIVKDSSLVYFLGLLVTERELFRVGQDAAVLSGNLSPLVASGLLYLVVTVPLTHLVNYFDNKFRTGRRRAAPPTSGLKEVKELDAASPLTAGSNT